TTCTCCCACAAGATGGCGCCTTCCTTGAGGGGACCTCAGGAGACTCCAGTCTTTCCAAGATTATACTGCCTGGAACCTGGAAGCATTCAAGATTTATTGATgaagttgagagaaaaaaagagaaacaggaaggaagaaagggagggaggaaggaaggaaggaaggtggaagggagggaaggaagagaagaagggaatattttccttttttgcaacAGGGTAGACAATCTAGTTCATTTCAATATTGGTCCtcagccttgatttttttttttttaacttttccttccttttcttctccttgacTTCCCtccatgacttttttcttttctcatcagtCACTGCCAAGCTCTCTTATGGTCTGTCTTCTCAGCCAGTCTGTCTCAACAATAACAAGCAGCCATTTATAAAGCTCCATACCAGTAGATTGTTTGCTACCTCCTACGTCCTTGATTCAATACTCTGAGATAGgtgttctccccattttacagacagaagcTGAGGCTACTGAGGGTGGAGCTAAGATTTAATCCTAGGTTTATCCAGTACCAGAGCCCCTGCACACAACCCCAGTGCTCAGATTTACTTTACTTCCATTGCCTGCCCAGCGGGGCCACATTCACACCCGCCACCTTGGAGTGACATCTGCTTGGGCTCACCATCCTGGCCTTTCCCGCTCTGGAATGGAATCAACACAAGAAAAGTCAAGATAAGTGCTTGATTCTTCTATTTATTAATAGGCGCAATAGTGCTATGGGGCCCTCCAATGCCACCTCCGGGCAACTAGCAggttttttgagtatttttttaattggtgtgtCTGATTTGTTGTTGCTGTGTTGAACTCAGAGATTTTAATACCTTCGTTCTGCTTCAATTTCTTGGAgtcatcatttatttcttcaatggTTGATGTTCAAACTCTTCCATTTTAGCCCATGGGAACCTTTCAAATTGACTCTTGGGTTCTTCCCACAGAACCTAGTAGTCTCTGATGGTTTCCTTGCTTTTAGGCTGGACAAGATGTCCCAAActcatcttgtacatttcctTCCCCTAGAACGAAAGGATCTCCAATTCCTCTAATcgttgcaacaacgtggatggaactagaatgtattatgctaagtgaaataagtcagtcagagaaagacaaatatcatatgatttcactcatatgtgaaatttaggaaacacaacagatgaacccATGTCAGATTATAGTCTCATATTTAGAAAGAAGTATACATTGCTGCTGGGATTagtgattttgttgttgctgctgttactGACAGGAGAAGCAGTTAGGTTCATTAGTTTCAgctttatttgcatatttttgagatcctttgttttctttttctttttttccttttgtttgtaaaaaatgtaaaatgtctacattttctggttaaaattataaaacaagatACATTCGAAAAAGCCAATGTTTCTTGCTTTTATGTCCCTCCTGTTCTATCCCTCCACTTATAGATAagcaattttaatttgtatttggtTCATCCTCTGTTTTTCCTACTTGAAAATACAAGTAAATGTGCATATCTATTTATCATTTactcatacatatatatttacacagaAGATAACATATGATACATTCTCTTCTATACTTCTGAACGTTTCTCATATCCATAACCAAACACTGgatgaaaaaagcaaagaattgtCTTGGAATCGACCTCATTGCTTTATATAGTGCTCTCACACTGCTATTCCAGGGCACAAGTTACCTtgggacaggggagagagagggtggctgAACAGGGTGACTCTGGGACCACCATTATTTCAGCCACAGCAGCCACATTCCTGTTCCACATATTTGGCATTCCTATCAAATTTGGTCTGAAAAACagtccccacttttttttttttttttggaaaaatccaaagagaaaatggTCACAGGCTAATTACCAACCCAAACTCCCTGATCCTGGTTTCTGAGAGGCTGTCCAGAGAGCACACGCTTCGTGTTAACTTTACTAGGCTGGCATAATCTTACTGTCTAGGGTTGCCTAAGCTTGAGTCCCAAGAAAACCCTGATGGAAGAGAAACACTCATCTGTTCAACAACTGAGTGAAGGACCTGATAAATCATCTCGTCCACATTGTCATTTGAGGGACTCTATTTTGCACATTTAGGAAACATCTTTAGCTCTAAGGAAGGgaataagaaaacacaaaggcAGTTGAAGAGGCCGCTAGAATTTAAAGCAAAGTGTCCTTTTGCCTTGAgtgtataaaattaaaagtgcttTCCAGATGGGTTACTGAATTCACTCAAGAACTGGCAGCCAATGAAAGATAGGCTTGCAGACTGACTCTTTTGTACTATTTGCCATACCTTCCTCTTCCACCTGTGAACTCCATGCATATGCAGACTTAACCCACACACATGGGCAGGTCTCACTGGACGTGTCATGGCTGTACCACTGGCTCCTGACACAATGCCCGGtgcttagtaggtgctcaataaatatatttggaatggatgaatgaatgtaaatatttctctttgtCCTCATGAACCCATCGGAAAGGAATCATAAATTTGGCTCATCACTGTTAAAGGACTGTTGTGGTTAGGATTGTGTCCCTCCGTTCCGCAAATTATGTGTCAAAGCCCTAACcatccccagtacctcagaatgtgactatgtttggaaagagggtctttaaagaggtgattaaagtaaaatgaggtcatatgggtgggtcctaatccaacataaagaaatcataaagatcaTAAAGAAATTAGGCCAGAGACATGCACGCacacagaagaaaggccatgtgaggacacagtgagacaGTGGCCATCTACCAGCCCCGGAGAGAGAcctcagaggaaaccaaacctgctgacactttgatcttggacttccagcctccgggAACATGAGAAAATAACTTTGTTGGTTAAGCTGGCCAGTCTTTGGTATGTTGTTACAACAGCTCTAGCGAACTCTTACGATTGCCAATCTCTGCCTCAGACCATGGAAGAAGCGAtgtcaaagaaacattttttcgTGGTTCGCATTTCCCATTCCCATATCATATAAGCCAGAAGAAAATTGTTCTCAGTATGTGTCTCGCGGTGCTTTGAAATCCACAGTGTATCTATGTGACTGGCCTCGCTGTAAGAAAGCCCTTTGTGAGGTCATCATGTCACTCTTGCCAAAGCTGCACAGGTGGAGACATGCaggcttttaaaaacacttgAGAAGACACCATGCCTCACTTTGCAAACCCTCTTTTAAGAAACATCATCACCAGAAATCCATTCGATAACATCAAGAGGAAGCGATGCCTCCAATATTTGAAAACGCTGAAAACACTGCAAAATGATGGATTTAAGACCATATATTTTGGAGAAACCAATATTGCCGAGAGTCTTGTCGCTGGAGAAGATTTCAGGGACGGGTGTTTCATGCAAACTCCAACTTGGTGTATCGTGCATGCCGGTGGTAGTCAAGGATGGGTGCCTTGGAAGTACCAGACGTTCCTTAGAGATGAGGTATGCATCAAACAGGAAGACAGCctcttctctgagttctgtgatgTGGCGAGGAAGGCCTACGGGAAGTGCGCCATTGTGGTCAAAGAGAGAAGGCAGCGAGACAagaagaagccagaggaagacaaagagCCAGAGGCCCAGATCCATGCCCCATCGGTCATTAACCTAAAGAGCCTTGTGTGTTGCCCGGAGGTAGCCAAGTCCTGTGGCCACGAACtactctctctgccttccctttaCAATTACCTAAACCCTTTAGACTCAGCCTGGTCTTCTTTGAAATGGTTTAtcatcaataacagaaaggagTTTTGCTTTCAGTACATTGACAGTGTCTATTCTTACCAGTACATACTTGTCAGAGATTTAATTAGCAAAGGGATCGAAAGGATAAACCCAAGCAAATGGAAAACACTAACCAACAAAGTGCGGAGATGGGAAAACTACTATCTTGGTAAATTTTCTTAAGGGTGATTCCTCTAACAAGCGGTTGGGACCATGCTACGGGCAGTCTTTACCAACTCTGCTGGGCTCGACTCTGGACCACTGCAGCCAAAGATACTTCAACAACGACCTCACAGGGATGCTGTGAGGACTGAGGTTTCTAAGGGTGTTGGCAAAGTGCTGTAGGTTTACTGGAGGTTGCATTAAAAATTGTTGGTGAATTAGGGATCTCGACTCCCATCTTGTTAAGGCCATCTTGAGGGCTGGTCAGTGGGAGGATTACAACTAACTCAGCCCAAAGGAGCTtgatggggagcaggggtggTCAGAGCTAAAGGTTGTGTGGTCGAAACTTTTaggtcagaaagaaaaagaaccaagggTGTGGTCACAAAAAGGTTGAAATAGTGTGCCAACCAGCTTGAGCCACCAAAATAATCTACAGGGAACCAGTTTGCCATCGGTAGGAGATGTGGTCCAGACAGTGGCTAAACAGGCTTTTTGCTTCCCGTTGCTCGAAAAAAAGGTGTCGGAGGTTGAGTGAGAGACAAGGAGGTTCCAAGGAGGTGAAAACCCATCCAGATGCTCCAAGGTAAGTTGGTGGTCCCATAAAGCACCTGGAAGGCTGTACCAGGGATTGATTCAGCTAGGAGTTGATGGGTGAACAGGTGAAGTAAACAGGAGTCTGTGGAACCCATTAATCCAAGAATCCTCCAAGAATCAAGAGAGCATGTAACTTGCTCTGGGGTGGAGGAGTGAAGGTTTACATGAAGAGttcacgggcacctgggtggctcagtcggttaagcattcggcctcagctcaggtcatgatctcatggttcctgtgttcaagccccacgtcggggtccgtgctgacagctcggagcctggaaccttcttcggattctgtgtctccctctctgtctgccaactgccctgctcgtgctctctctctctttctctcaaaaataaataaacataaaaaaattttaaaaattcaaatccaaAGATCATGTGCACAGCCATTATTCACACTGCCTCTCTACTACTGGGCATTCATTTAATCCCATAATGACCCCATCAGGTAGGTTCTACCATTTCCCCtctttacaggtgaggagacgGAGATGTTTTGAAGTCAGAGTCTAAAGCCCACATGCCTAACCACCATATTTGGCTTTGTTCCCGGAGTATTTGgcgttttttttccctcccacaaCACGGCGACACGAGGCGACACCAGCTGACAAAGCAGCCGCCTCCAAGTGGACACCCACAACAAAAAGATATTTCAACACAAAATTGAGCAAGAGGCAGAATGCCTTGCAAAAACACATTATTTTGCAGTGAGAGGGGAAAAATGGAAGACTTTTAAGGTTCTCAAACAAGATAAACCAACAGACGCTATTTTTGTTTGAATACCACAATGATCTAATAAGATGAGTTTGGGGTCCTCTTCCCTTGAGACCTTGTTTCATCATTAGGAAGGCACTTAGGGGAAAGAGACGTCAGTATAACCAGAGAGATCAAAAGGACCCCCTTTAATGTGCAACTTAGTTACATAATACTGGATGCGTAATTAAGAAATGCTGCGTAATACTAAGCGTGGAGACTTCCAGCAGAAAGTCATGGAAAGTACGCTGGGCTTTGGGAGTCGGATAGACCTAGGTGGAATCTCAAGTTTCCAGCTTATGAACCGGgggactttggacaagttacttcactTCCCTGAGGCTCAGTTAACTCATTAGTAAATTAGGGTTGAGGGCTTTAAAACTCTTAGCGCAAGCCATGTCTGGCACCTCCTGAGTGCCCCATAAACTGAAGCTCCTGTTATTATAGTCCAAGCCGAGGGCCAGCAAGGATGCCCACGGTTAGACCTGATGTTGCTGACCTCATTTCCTTTTCACTCTTTGGGGAAAATTCCTGCTGCTTTTCATCACCAGAGCATAATGAGAGTAGACGCATCTGAAGATACTTTGATCAAAGGAACTTTGTTCTCTGGCATTTCTTTTAAGACCATCTGTGATAGGTTAGGCAGCTGATGGTAATAAGAGGTTTCTTCTGatggggaggacagggaggatGGTGAGCATAGCCAGGACTCTTCGAGACCAATC
This genomic stretch from Acinonyx jubatus isolate Ajub_Pintada_27869175 chromosome C2, VMU_Ajub_asm_v1.0, whole genome shotgun sequence harbors:
- the CC2H21orf140 gene encoding uncharacterized protein C21orf140 homolog; the encoded protein is MPHFANPLLRNIITRNPFDNIKRKRCLQYLKTLKTLQNDGFKTIYFGETNIAESLVAGEDFRDGCFMQTPTWCIVHAGGSQGWVPWKYQTFLRDEVCIKQEDSLFSEFCDVARKAYGKCAIVVKERRQRDKKKPEEDKEPEAQIHAPSVINLKSLVCCPEVAKSCGHELLSLPSLYNYLNPLDSAWSSLKWFIINNRKEFCFQYIDSVYSYQYILVRDLISKGIERINPSKWKTLTNKVRRWENYYLGKFS